A genome region from Lactobacillus sp. ESL0791 includes the following:
- a CDS encoding thymidine kinase produces MAQLFFRYGAMSSGKTIEILKVAHNYEAQGRKIALMTSNVDDRSGLGVISSRIGMKRKAIPVTDEMNLLEYISRINKKDKDDGNGKLACVLIDEAQFLKRHHVLECAKIVDELNIPVMTFGLKNDFQNHLFEGSENLLIFADKIEEMKTICHFCGHKATMNLRINNNQPVYEGEQVQIGGDESYYPVCRYHYYHPEMK; encoded by the coding sequence ATGGCACAGCTATTTTTTCGCTACGGTGCAATGAGCAGCGGCAAGACAATTGAAATTTTAAAGGTGGCGCATAATTACGAAGCCCAAGGCCGCAAAATTGCGTTGATGACGAGTAACGTCGATGATCGAAGCGGGTTAGGCGTTATTTCCTCAAGAATCGGGATGAAGCGTAAGGCGATCCCTGTAACTGATGAAATGAATTTGCTAGAATATATTAGCAGGATTAATAAAAAAGATAAAGATGACGGAAATGGGAAACTTGCTTGTGTTTTAATTGACGAAGCACAGTTTCTGAAACGGCACCATGTTTTGGAGTGCGCCAAGATTGTTGATGAATTAAATATTCCCGTCATGACTTTTGGCCTAAAAAATGACTTTCAAAATCATTTGTTTGAAGGCAGCGAAAATCTTTTGATTTTTGCTGATAAGATAGAAGAAATGAAGACGATTTGTCACTTCTGCGGGCATAAGGCAACAATGAATTTGCGGATCAATAATAATCAGCCGGTTTACGAAGGTGAACAGGTTCAGATTGGCGGCGACGAGAGCTACTATCCTGTTTGTCGCTATCACTATTATCACCCCGAGATGAAATAA
- the prfA gene encoding peptide chain release factor 1: MDKVMAQLESLEAHYEELQEMMADPEVINDTKRYMEISKEEADLREVVQKYRKYKADKKEIADNKEIISSESDADLVAMAKEENNDLDEEITQLEDQIKILMLPKDPNDDKDIIMEIRGAAGGDEASLFAGDLLRMYEKYAERQSWQVSVVDSEPTEVGGYKRIAIMITGEKVYSKLKYENGAHRVQRVPVTESQGRVHTSTATVAVMPEYEQVDLDLDPKDIRVDVYRSSGAGGQHINKTSSAVRMTHLPTGIVVAMQDQRSQQQNREKAMQILKSRVYDYYESEHRDKYDEKRKNAVGTGDRSERIRTYNYPQNRVTDHRIGLTLNKLDRVMNGELDEIIDALILYNQTKQLEELAENA, encoded by the coding sequence ATGGATAAGGTAATGGCCCAATTGGAGAGTTTAGAGGCGCATTATGAAGAACTTCAGGAGATGATGGCCGATCCCGAAGTAATTAACGATACCAAACGCTACATGGAAATTTCCAAAGAAGAGGCCGATTTGCGCGAAGTTGTGCAAAAATATCGAAAATATAAGGCTGACAAAAAGGAGATTGCAGATAATAAGGAAATCATTTCAAGCGAAAGCGATGCCGATTTGGTGGCAATGGCCAAGGAAGAAAATAACGATTTAGACGAAGAAATCACCCAGCTGGAGGACCAGATTAAAATTTTGATGCTGCCGAAAGACCCCAATGATGATAAGGATATCATCATGGAAATTCGGGGGGCAGCTGGCGGTGATGAAGCGTCACTTTTTGCCGGTGACCTGCTGCGGATGTATGAAAAATATGCAGAGCGGCAAAGTTGGCAGGTCTCGGTCGTTGATAGTGAACCAACGGAGGTCGGCGGCTATAAGCGGATTGCAATTATGATTACTGGCGAAAAAGTTTACTCTAAGCTCAAGTACGAAAATGGCGCCCACCGGGTGCAGCGGGTACCCGTCACCGAATCGCAAGGTCGTGTCCATACCTCAACGGCAACGGTTGCGGTCATGCCGGAATACGAGCAGGTTGACCTTGACCTTGACCCGAAAGATATCCGGGTCGATGTTTATCGTTCCAGCGGTGCTGGCGGCCAGCATATTAACAAGACCTCCAGTGCCGTTCGGATGACGCACTTGCCGACAGGAATAGTTGTGGCCATGCAGGATCAGCGTAGCCAGCAGCAGAACCGGGAAAAGGCGATGCAGATTTTGAAATCGCGTGTTTATGATTACTATGAGAGTGAACACCGTGACAAATACGATGAGAAGAGAAAAAATGCCGTGGGTACGGGCGACCGGTCTGAGCGGATACGGACTTATAACTATCCCCAAAATCGGGTGACCGATCACCGGATTGGATTAACTTTAAATAAACTTGACCGGGTGATGAACGGCGAACTTGATGAAATTATTGACGCACTAATTCTGTATAACCAAACTAAGCAGCTGGAGGAGTTGGCAGAGAATGCCTAA
- the prmC gene encoding peptide chain release factor N(5)-glutamine methyltransferase, which translates to MPKTLREIRLLAGEEAVDVRSEDIDYLLFERLNLTPSEFALKQDMVLTTEQEQQAQKDVKRLAKGQSPQYILGYAWFWGYKIMVQPGVLIPRFETEELVAWALETLKSGEKVLDLGTGSGCITVALGKEAEKKGIEKLDLYASDVTDAALRTAEENFLTYDLDVTIRKANVLIGLEKFDKIISNPPYIKTSEKADMDQNVLANEPKEALFAGADGLDFYRKFAKQMPEHLNSHGEFFLEYGYHEKEQLQALFADALPDFTLEFRNDMAGKPRMVHGKWQK; encoded by the coding sequence ATGCCTAAGACTTTAAGAGAAATCCGTTTGCTGGCAGGAGAAGAGGCAGTAGACGTCCGCTCGGAAGATATTGATTACCTGCTGTTTGAGCGGCTTAATTTGACGCCGAGTGAGTTTGCGCTAAAGCAGGACATGGTTTTAACAACTGAACAAGAACAACAGGCGCAAAAGGATGTTAAAAGACTGGCTAAGGGGCAGTCGCCGCAATATATTTTGGGTTATGCCTGGTTTTGGGGCTACAAAATTATGGTGCAGCCTGGTGTTTTGATTCCCCGGTTTGAGACCGAAGAACTGGTTGCTTGGGCATTAGAAACACTTAAATCAGGTGAAAAAGTATTAGACTTAGGAACAGGATCCGGGTGCATTACCGTCGCCTTAGGTAAGGAAGCAGAGAAAAAAGGAATTGAAAAGTTAGACCTGTATGCTTCCGATGTTACCGATGCGGCGCTTAGAACTGCCGAAGAAAATTTTCTTACCTATGACTTAGATGTAACTATCCGGAAAGCGAATGTGCTAATTGGCCTAGAAAAGTTTGACAAGATCATTTCTAATCCGCCTTACATTAAAACCAGTGAAAAGGCTGACATGGACCAGAATGTTTTAGCAAATGAGCCTAAGGAGGCCTTGTTTGCGGGCGCGGACGGGCTTGATTTTTACCGTAAATTTGCAAAGCAGATGCCTGAACACTTAAACAGCCACGGGGAGTTCTTCTTGGAATATGGTTATCACGAAAAAGAGCAGCTTCAGGCATTATTTGCGGACGCGCTGCCCGATTTTACGCTTGAATTTAGAAATGACATGGCTGGTAAGCCACGCATGGTACATGGAAAGTGGCAAAAATAA